In Ilumatobacter fluminis, the following proteins share a genomic window:
- a CDS encoding zinc-binding dehydrogenase, which translates to MRAQVQHGFASGADVRIVDVPVPVPGTGEVVIEVQACSLNRLDLLQQEAPLVRGFSVPHIAGLDVAGTVVRHGADVGAGGPAIGDTVIVNPVSSCGQCANCRAGFDPYCSDVRSIGSTRDGGFAEFVAVPAASCHAVPAGLDEIQAACLPVAYATAWRALVTAGGVAPGEWVLVNAATSGVSTALVQLAIAHGARVIGTAGGAAKIDHALGLGCEFVVDHYDDDVVARVMEWTGGRGVDLVVDHVGPALFEASIAALRPEGRMVFCGTTTGTDIEMSLPSVYHWGKSLIGSGGYSDDEFTEMLAFVEHHALEPVIDSVWPFDRIGDAQARMEAGRFFGKIVVTFESHGAVASSNGRMV; encoded by the coding sequence ATGCGAGCACAGGTTCAACACGGGTTCGCGTCGGGCGCCGACGTGCGGATCGTCGACGTCCCGGTGCCCGTGCCCGGCACCGGAGAGGTGGTGATCGAGGTGCAGGCCTGTTCCCTCAATCGCCTCGACCTGTTGCAGCAGGAGGCGCCGCTCGTGCGGGGCTTCTCGGTGCCCCACATCGCCGGACTCGACGTCGCCGGCACCGTCGTCCGCCACGGGGCGGACGTCGGTGCCGGTGGCCCGGCGATCGGTGACACCGTCATCGTCAACCCGGTCAGCTCGTGCGGCCAGTGCGCGAACTGTCGAGCCGGCTTCGACCCGTACTGCAGCGACGTCCGGTCGATCGGCTCGACGCGCGACGGCGGATTCGCCGAGTTCGTGGCCGTCCCGGCGGCGAGCTGCCACGCGGTGCCGGCCGGTCTCGACGAGATCCAGGCCGCTTGTCTGCCCGTCGCGTATGCGACGGCGTGGCGGGCCCTCGTGACCGCTGGCGGCGTCGCGCCGGGGGAGTGGGTGCTCGTCAACGCAGCGACCTCCGGTGTGTCCACGGCGCTGGTGCAACTCGCGATCGCCCACGGGGCTCGCGTGATCGGCACGGCGGGCGGCGCCGCCAAGATCGATCACGCGCTGGGACTCGGGTGCGAGTTCGTCGTGGACCACTACGACGACGACGTCGTCGCTCGGGTCATGGAATGGACCGGGGGACGCGGCGTCGACCTGGTGGTCGACCACGTCGGTCCGGCTCTGTTCGAGGCGTCGATCGCTGCGCTCCGGCCCGAGGGCCGGATGGTGTTCTGCGGGACGACGACCGGCACGGACATCGAGATGTCGTTGCCCTCGGTGTACCACTGGGGGAAATCCCTGATCGGGTCTGGTGGGTACTCCGACGACGAGTTCACCGAGATGCTCGCATTCGTCGAACACCATGCGCTCGAACCCGTGATCGACTCGGTGTGGCCGTTCGACCGGATCGGTGACGCCCAGGCCCGGATGGAGGCCGGTCGGTTCTTCGGGAAGATCGTGGTGACGTTCGAGTCGCACGGTGCGGTGGCCAGCTCGAACGGTCGAATGGTCTGA
- a CDS encoding ABC transporter substrate-binding protein, whose protein sequence is MTPSNHRPVHPRRRTRRAVGALAALALVVTACGDDDEDADSGDDTASAEAVETTTETTEAADTTEAPDTTEAPETTETTEVASDGEIDPERCAANEEIGTLTYLSSFDFAAAASIIDVIVAEDSGYFDALCLDVDLKPSFSTANYPLVASNQAQFSSAGSFTEVLNFSGEGAEFVVIADYGKTPINALITPEGGATDLAELEGQQIGIKGDLGPSLVAMLAEAGLERGADYEEILLDGFDPQAHLATGIAALPVYKSNEPGQLDTAGVPYTLFDPAEAGIPGSFGLLYTSASFAEENPTVVEDFTRAALMGMADAIADPEAAVEMATARIEAAGNSYYLTYEGELYRWQQEIAEVVGATPDGEGVGIVDPELFRAEYDSYVESGVWPDGAPPFLEAYDASIAAGVYDGETVIFPG, encoded by the coding sequence ATGACCCCCTCGAACCACCGACCGGTCCACCCCCGGCGTCGAACGCGTCGGGCCGTCGGCGCACTCGCCGCGCTGGCGCTCGTCGTCACGGCGTGCGGCGACGACGACGAGGACGCCGACAGCGGCGACGACACGGCGTCGGCCGAGGCCGTCGAGACCACGACCGAGACGACGGAGGCCGCCGACACCACCGAGGCGCCCGACACCACCGAGGCGCCCGAAACGACCGAGACGACCGAGGTCGCGAGCGACGGCGAGATCGATCCGGAGCGCTGCGCCGCCAATGAGGAGATCGGCACACTCACCTACCTGTCGAGCTTCGACTTCGCTGCAGCGGCGTCGATCATCGACGTGATCGTCGCCGAGGATTCGGGGTACTTCGACGCCCTGTGCCTCGACGTCGACCTCAAGCCCAGCTTCTCGACGGCGAACTACCCGCTGGTGGCCAGTAACCAGGCCCAGTTCTCGTCGGCGGGCAGCTTCACCGAGGTCCTGAACTTCTCGGGTGAAGGCGCCGAGTTCGTCGTCATCGCCGACTACGGCAAGACGCCGATCAACGCGCTGATCACGCCGGAAGGCGGAGCGACCGACCTCGCCGAACTCGAGGGGCAGCAGATCGGTATCAAGGGGGACCTCGGTCCGTCCCTGGTCGCGATGCTCGCCGAGGCCGGTCTCGAACGTGGCGCCGATTACGAAGAGATCCTGCTCGACGGTTTCGACCCGCAGGCGCACCTGGCGACCGGGATCGCAGCGCTGCCGGTGTACAAGTCGAACGAACCCGGCCAGCTCGACACCGCCGGCGTGCCGTACACCCTGTTCGACCCCGCCGAAGCGGGCATTCCCGGCTCGTTCGGACTCCTCTACACCTCGGCGTCGTTCGCCGAGGAGAACCCGACAGTGGTCGAGGACTTCACCCGCGCGGCCTTGATGGGAATGGCCGACGCGATCGCCGACCCCGAAGCCGCCGTCGAGATGGCGACTGCCCGCATCGAAGCCGCCGGCAACAGCTACTACCTCACGTACGAAGGTGAGCTCTACCGCTGGCAGCAGGAGATCGCCGAGGTCGTCGGCGCAACGCCCGACGGCGAGGGCGTCGGCATCGTCGATCCCGAACTGTTCCGGGCCGAGTACGACTCGTACGTCGAATCCGGCGTCTGGCCCGACGGTGCGCCGCCGTTCCTCGAGGCGTACGACGCCTCGATCGCTGCCGGCGTGTACGACGGCGAGACCGTCATCTTCCCGGGCTGA
- a CDS encoding VOC family protein, which yields MITGMNHAVLYVRDARRHQKFYEDVLGFSTVIDHPEGAFVFLRAPASTNHHDLACFTIGEGAQPSTAGRQQVGLYHVAWEVPTLADLEAYRQKLSEAGSLIGASDHGANKSLYAKDPDGIEFEVMWLVPADEWGDEQHEAIVRPLDIGAEVARFGSHLASTSHKVAPTAGAMREIADNQYCHFFEDDEFVETSRPGFRHRIITGEQLQLCFWRIKGGAEGSFLHRHDEHEQLGIIMRGALDFRIGDPDDPTRTVLGAGDVYLAPKTVDHGDSVFIGDDEYDECWILDVFAPPRADLQATNSYNQSSNNKEVTA from the coding sequence ATGATCACCGGAATGAACCACGCCGTGCTCTATGTGCGAGACGCACGGCGCCACCAGAAGTTCTACGAAGACGTGCTCGGCTTCTCGACCGTCATCGACCACCCGGAAGGCGCCTTCGTCTTCCTGCGTGCCCCGGCGTCGACGAACCATCACGATCTCGCCTGCTTCACGATCGGCGAAGGCGCCCAGCCCTCCACGGCGGGCCGCCAACAGGTCGGGCTCTACCACGTGGCGTGGGAAGTACCGACGCTCGCCGACCTCGAGGCGTACCGTCAGAAGCTGAGCGAGGCGGGCTCGCTCATCGGCGCCTCCGACCACGGCGCCAACAAGAGCCTGTACGCAAAGGACCCCGACGGCATCGAGTTCGAGGTCATGTGGCTCGTCCCGGCCGACGAGTGGGGCGACGAGCAGCACGAAGCGATCGTGCGCCCGCTCGACATCGGCGCCGAGGTCGCACGCTTCGGATCCCATCTCGCATCGACCTCGCACAAGGTCGCGCCGACAGCGGGAGCGATGCGTGAGATCGCCGACAACCAGTACTGCCACTTCTTCGAGGACGACGAGTTCGTCGAGACGAGCCGACCCGGCTTCCGTCACCGCATCATCACCGGCGAGCAGCTCCAGCTGTGCTTCTGGCGCATCAAGGGCGGAGCCGAGGGATCGTTCCTCCACCGCCACGACGAACACGAACAGCTCGGCATCATCATGCGCGGGGCGCTCGACTTCCGCATCGGTGACCCCGACGACCCGACCCGCACGGTGCTCGGCGCCGGCGACGTCTACCTGGCGCCCAAGACCGTCGACCACGGCGACTCCGTCTTCATCGGCGACGACGAATACGACGAGTGCTGGATCCTCGACGTCTTCGCTCCCCCGCGCGCCGATCTGCAGGCCACGAACTCGTACAACCAGTCCTCGAACAACAAGGAGGTGACGGCATGA
- a CDS encoding ABC transporter ATP-binding protein — protein MSSSCRIAPDDAASGTSVASFISVDGVHKIFRRKGRAVPALRGVDLDIQAGEFVSLLGPSGCGKSTLLRIIGGLVEPDAGTVTVDGLSPLDARAAKSFGLVPQASSLVPWATVDRNVRFLSQLEPRRSGGHDPLDDDQIDDLLDTVGLRDFRGAYPHELSGGMQQRVSLVRGFALGAPVLLMDEPFAALDEITRADMRYLLLELWQRTGTTVIFVTHSITEAVILSDRVAVMAAHPGRIAALDTIGLDRPRTPEMEDTDVFHDHVRILRTHLLDQHA, from the coding sequence ATGTCATCGAGTTGTCGGATCGCTCCGGACGACGCTGCGTCCGGAACCTCGGTCGCCTCGTTCATCAGCGTCGACGGGGTCCACAAGATCTTCCGTCGAAAGGGGCGGGCCGTCCCCGCGCTTCGTGGTGTCGATCTCGACATCCAGGCCGGCGAGTTCGTGAGCCTGCTCGGGCCATCGGGGTGCGGCAAGTCGACGCTGTTGCGGATCATCGGCGGTCTCGTCGAACCAGACGCCGGCACCGTGACCGTCGACGGGCTGTCGCCGCTCGACGCTCGGGCGGCCAAGTCGTTCGGGCTCGTGCCGCAGGCGTCGTCGCTCGTGCCCTGGGCCACCGTCGACCGCAACGTGAGGTTCCTGTCGCAGCTCGAACCCCGCAGGTCGGGTGGTCACGACCCCCTCGACGACGATCAGATCGACGACCTGCTCGACACGGTCGGACTCCGCGACTTCCGCGGTGCCTACCCCCACGAGTTGTCGGGTGGCATGCAGCAGCGGGTCTCGCTCGTGCGCGGCTTCGCACTCGGCGCACCGGTGTTGTTGATGGACGAACCATTCGCTGCGCTCGACGAGATCACGCGTGCCGACATGCGGTACCTCCTGCTCGAGTTGTGGCAGCGAACGGGCACCACGGTGATCTTCGTGACCCACTCGATCACCGAAGCGGTGATCCTGTCCGATCGGGTCGCCGTCATGGCGGCGCACCCGGGTCGCATCGCTGCGCTCGACACGATCGGGCTCGACCGGCCCCGCACCCCAGAGATGGAGGACACCGACGTGTTCCACGATCACGTCCGCATCCTGCGGACCCACTTGCTGGACCAGCACGCATGA
- a CDS encoding FadR/GntR family transcriptional regulator yields MSTTDTTFGFAPVTRETLSSQIREQLLQRITDGTLAPGARVPSERDLSDQFGVARTSVREAMQGLISMGVVERRGNRSYVVEHLPDVSFDRIDGRKEFVRQLFETRRLLELPMIGLAAERATDEQRAEIRELAAEFRADMELERFRPLDHHFHSVIARACGNPLLVEVHGKVMTRLFHSDEIGQMLSSDLNRDAVDTIVADATAQHAELARAIADGDADAAMARGTEHLAAVERSMIDRLV; encoded by the coding sequence ATGAGCACCACCGACACGACCTTCGGGTTCGCACCGGTCACCCGGGAGACCCTCAGTTCGCAGATCCGCGAGCAGCTGCTCCAACGGATCACCGACGGCACCCTCGCGCCGGGCGCGCGCGTCCCGTCCGAACGTGACCTGTCCGACCAGTTCGGCGTGGCGCGCACCTCGGTGCGCGAAGCGATGCAGGGCCTCATCTCGATGGGCGTCGTCGAACGTCGCGGCAACCGGTCGTACGTCGTCGAGCACCTCCCCGACGTCAGCTTCGACCGGATCGACGGCCGCAAGGAGTTCGTCCGCCAGCTGTTCGAGACCCGTCGCCTGCTGGAGTTGCCGATGATCGGCCTCGCCGCCGAGCGGGCCACCGACGAACAGCGCGCCGAGATCCGCGAGCTCGCGGCCGAGTTCCGAGCCGACATGGAGCTCGAGCGGTTCCGCCCGCTCGACCATCACTTCCACTCGGTGATCGCGCGTGCCTGCGGCAATCCGCTCTTGGTCGAGGTTCACGGCAAGGTGATGACCCGACTGTTCCACTCCGACGAGATCGGCCAGATGCTGTCGAGCGATCTGAACCGCGACGCCGTCGACACGATCGTCGCCGACGCCACGGCGCAGCACGCCGAACTGGCCAGGGCGATCGCCGACGGCGACGCCGACGCCGCAATGGCTCGGGGTACCGAGCACCTGGCTGCCGTCGAGCGCAGCATGATCGACCGCCTCGTCTGA
- a CDS encoding hydantoinase/oxoprolinase family protein — translation MTADWRIAVDIGGTFTDVVLLDAASGNVVVDKTLTTPQNPLDGVRTGIASLLARADIKPGDVTAPIVHATTLITNALIEGKTGRAGLVTTQGFGDTLLIRDEHRYDMYDLQIEFPAPPIPRDRTFELDERVSATGELVHAPTPEALAALTEQLRAAEVESVGLCFLNSYVNGENERVVAEHLAAELGVPVCISSDVSPQIREYPRMITTACNAATMPVIGPYLEELQKWLSSEGFGGSVLMMLSNGGVVSADDAARIPIRLVESGPAAGALAGSWFARRLDADRLMCFDMGGTTAKACLIDGGEPELTNVFEVARAYRFKKGSGFPCSVPSVDLVEIGAGGGSLARVDQFGLLKVGPESAGSEPGPAAYGRGGTEPAVTDADVVLGMLDPDSFLGGDMPLDQAAAAAAAARVGESLDLDDVQVAAGIHEIVNQNMAAAARMHAVEMGVDLRGIGLLAFGGAGPVHACGVAELLESHHVVFPVNASVLSAFGTLVSPVRIDLARSMPRRIDQLDPAERDGLLDELRAEGRRVLAAAGTDADKVRFRYGVDARYAGQGNEVTVWVDEGDEWTLETSDVLDAFESEYRRIYGLAIPDVPVEVVTWRLSVASETQPIDPDPVAPGTGAQPVRTRPVVFGRAQDPIDTPVYKRVDLGAGDRFDGPAIVEERETTSVIRPGWQVEVAADGSLVATRMISADQNGASR, via the coding sequence ATGACCGCCGACTGGCGCATCGCTGTCGACATCGGAGGGACCTTCACCGACGTGGTGCTGCTCGATGCAGCGTCCGGCAACGTCGTGGTCGACAAGACCCTCACCACCCCGCAGAACCCACTCGACGGGGTTCGGACCGGCATCGCGTCACTGCTGGCGCGAGCCGACATCAAGCCCGGCGACGTGACGGCGCCGATCGTGCACGCCACGACGCTGATCACCAATGCGCTGATCGAGGGCAAGACCGGCCGAGCCGGCCTCGTCACGACCCAGGGCTTCGGCGACACGCTCCTCATCCGTGACGAGCACCGCTACGACATGTACGACCTCCAGATCGAGTTCCCGGCGCCGCCGATCCCCCGCGACCGCACGTTCGAACTCGACGAGCGCGTCAGCGCGACCGGCGAGCTCGTCCACGCACCGACCCCCGAGGCACTCGCGGCGCTCACCGAGCAGCTGCGCGCCGCCGAGGTCGAGTCGGTCGGACTCTGCTTCCTGAACTCGTACGTGAACGGCGAGAACGAGCGCGTCGTCGCCGAACACCTCGCCGCCGAACTCGGCGTGCCGGTGTGCATCTCGTCCGACGTGTCGCCCCAGATCCGCGAGTACCCGCGCATGATCACGACGGCGTGCAACGCCGCCACGATGCCCGTCATCGGCCCGTACCTCGAGGAGCTGCAGAAGTGGCTCTCCAGTGAGGGCTTCGGCGGCTCCGTGCTGATGATGCTCTCGAACGGCGGCGTCGTGTCCGCCGACGACGCCGCACGCATCCCGATCCGCCTGGTCGAGAGCGGCCCGGCTGCCGGTGCACTCGCGGGCAGCTGGTTCGCCCGCCGACTCGACGCCGACCGCCTGATGTGCTTCGACATGGGCGGCACCACCGCCAAGGCCTGCCTGATCGACGGGGGCGAACCCGAACTCACCAACGTGTTCGAGGTCGCCCGTGCCTACCGCTTCAAGAAGGGCTCCGGCTTCCCCTGCTCCGTCCCGTCGGTCGACCTCGTCGAGATCGGCGCCGGTGGCGGTTCGCTCGCCCGCGTCGACCAGTTCGGCCTGCTCAAGGTCGGCCCCGAGTCGGCCGGCTCCGAGCCCGGCCCGGCCGCCTACGGGCGTGGCGGCACCGAGCCCGCCGTCACCGACGCCGACGTCGTGCTCGGCATGCTCGACCCCGACTCGTTCCTCGGCGGCGACATGCCCCTCGACCAGGCCGCCGCCGCTGCGGCAGCCGCTCGCGTCGGCGAGTCGCTCGACCTCGACGATGTCCAAGTCGCCGCCGGCATCCACGAGATCGTCAACCAGAACATGGCGGCCGCCGCTCGCATGCACGCCGTCGAGATGGGTGTCGACCTCCGCGGCATCGGCCTACTCGCCTTCGGCGGTGCCGGCCCGGTCCACGCCTGCGGCGTCGCCGAACTGCTCGAGTCGCACCACGTGGTCTTCCCCGTCAACGCCTCGGTGCTGTCGGCGTTCGGCACGCTCGTGTCGCCCGTCCGCATCGACCTCGCCCGCTCCATGCCGCGCCGGATCGACCAGCTCGACCCGGCCGAGCGCGACGGCCTCCTCGACGAGCTGCGCGCCGAGGGCCGTCGCGTGCTCGCCGCCGCCGGCACCGACGCCGACAAGGTGCGGTTCCGTTACGGCGTCGACGCCCGCTACGCCGGCCAGGGCAACGAGGTCACCGTGTGGGTCGACGAGGGCGACGAATGGACCCTCGAGACCAGCGATGTGCTCGACGCGTTCGAGTCGGAGTACCGTCGCATCTACGGGCTCGCGATCCCCGACGTGCCCGTCGAAGTCGTCACCTGGCGCCTGTCGGTGGCGAGCGAAACCCAGCCGATCGATCCCGATCCCGTCGCCCCCGGTACCGGCGCCCAGCCGGTTCGTACCCGTCCCGTCGTGTTCGGACGGGCCCAGGACCCGATCGACACCCCCGTGTACAAGCGCGTCGACCTCGGCGCCGGCGACCGTTTCGACGGTCCGGCGATCGTCGAGGAGCGTGAAACCACCAGCGTGATCCGCCCGGGTTGGCAGGTCGAGGTCGCCGCCGACGGCAGCCTCGTCGCCACCCGAATGATCAGCGCCGACCAGAACGGAGCCTCCCGATGA
- a CDS encoding hydantoinase B/oxoprolinase family protein: MTRTFDPIELEICWQSLIATVNEQARALQRSAFSPIVREAGDLANAVFDRRGRMVAQAVTGTPGHINSLAMAVSNILEEYPIDSLEPGDVLITNDPYKTAGQLLDVTVLVPAWRNGELIALFGSTIHHTDVGGYGIGAGGRDVFEEGLWIPIVKLMKNGERNEDVWKFILSNVRQPDHMAGDLHAQIASGEVGAQRLSTLCDRHDLDDIEDLSDEIVTRSEAATRAGIKELTSGRYEASALLDLADGSEITIQCALIVDADTGTITVDYTGTSPASRWGINVVKNYTHAYTTFAIRSVLSPDIPNNYGSLAPIELIAPEGSIVNAQPPQPGTARHVVGMFLPNALLKALAQVRPDGAMAEGSGAVWTMQVSGNHDDGSPFITAMFTYAGGVGARATKPGLNACSYPTGVAAVPIEVVEASAPIRFSTKALREGSGGAGAQTGGLGQTIEFSVDTTREWELNAVTSRLAHAPKGIFGGEAGETGSFLVNGEPVRTQARITLQPDDVVTLRLPGGGGYGEPVAAGGANG; encoded by the coding sequence ATGACCCGCACGTTCGACCCGATCGAACTGGAGATCTGCTGGCAGAGCCTGATCGCCACCGTCAACGAGCAGGCTCGCGCCCTCCAGCGTTCGGCGTTCAGCCCGATCGTTCGCGAGGCGGGCGACCTCGCGAACGCCGTGTTCGACCGTCGCGGCCGCATGGTCGCCCAGGCCGTCACCGGTACGCCCGGTCACATCAACAGCTTGGCGATGGCCGTCTCCAACATCTTGGAGGAGTACCCGATCGACAGCCTCGAGCCGGGCGACGTGCTCATCACGAACGACCCGTACAAGACCGCGGGCCAGCTGCTCGACGTCACCGTGCTGGTGCCGGCGTGGCGCAACGGTGAGCTGATCGCCCTGTTCGGCTCGACCATCCACCACACCGACGTCGGCGGCTACGGCATCGGTGCCGGCGGCCGCGACGTGTTCGAAGAGGGTCTCTGGATCCCGATCGTCAAGCTCATGAAGAACGGCGAGCGCAACGAGGACGTCTGGAAGTTCATCCTCTCGAACGTGCGCCAGCCCGATCACATGGCCGGCGACCTGCACGCCCAGATCGCCTCCGGCGAAGTGGGCGCCCAGCGCCTGTCGACCCTGTGCGACCGTCACGACCTCGACGACATCGAGGATCTGTCCGACGAGATCGTCACTCGCTCCGAAGCGGCGACCCGAGCCGGCATCAAGGAACTGACGAGCGGCCGCTACGAGGCATCGGCCCTGCTCGACCTCGCCGACGGCAGCGAGATCACGATCCAGTGCGCGCTGATCGTCGACGCCGACACCGGCACGATCACCGTCGACTACACCGGCACCTCCCCGGCCAGCCGGTGGGGCATCAACGTGGTGAAGAACTACACCCACGCCTACACGACGTTCGCGATCCGTTCGGTGCTCAGCCCCGACATCCCGAACAACTACGGCAGCCTCGCCCCGATCGAGCTGATCGCTCCCGAGGGCTCGATCGTCAACGCTCAGCCCCCGCAGCCGGGTACGGCCCGCCACGTGGTCGGCATGTTCCTGCCGAACGCGCTGCTGAAGGCGCTCGCCCAGGTCCGTCCCGACGGCGCCATGGCCGAAGGCTCGGGCGCCGTGTGGACGATGCAGGTCAGTGGCAACCACGACGACGGCAGCCCGTTCATCACCGCGATGTTCACCTATGCCGGCGGCGTCGGCGCCCGTGCGACCAAGCCCGGCCTGAACGCCTGCTCGTACCCGACCGGCGTCGCCGCCGTGCCGATCGAGGTGGTCGAGGCATCGGCCCCGATCCGCTTCTCCACCAAGGCGCTGCGCGAGGGCTCCGGCGGAGCGGGCGCCCAGACGGGCGGCCTCGGCCAGACGATCGAGTTCTCGGTCGACACGACGCGCGAGTGGGAACTCAACGCGGTCACCAGCCGCCTCGCACACGCACCCAAGGGCATCTTCGGTGGTGAGGCGGGCGAGACCGGTTCGTTCCTCGTGAACGGCGAACCGGTCCGCACCCAGGCCCGCATCACCCTGCAACCCGACGACGTCGTCACCTTGCGCCTCCCCGGCGGCGGCGGCTACGGCGAGCCCGTCGCTGCCGGCGGAGCGAACGGCTGA
- a CDS encoding VOC family protein codes for MSYPNTLIFVDFPSADPEATAEFYEAVFGWEVEGRPAGVFHRIVPGQNFQLDDGSQGPTGNLHMGIHNTANARPYPDPEGAEPREPATNGRTTRVWILVSDDDSIDRILGEAVKRGAKELWRDHYWAEFNGFNAAFEDPWGNTFVLWVKGGDDPQIPEGWTNE; via the coding sequence ATGTCGTATCCGAACACCTTGATCTTCGTCGACTTCCCGTCGGCCGACCCCGAAGCCACCGCCGAGTTCTACGAGGCCGTCTTCGGCTGGGAAGTCGAGGGCCGCCCCGCCGGTGTGTTCCACCGCATCGTGCCCGGCCAGAACTTCCAGCTCGACGACGGCTCACAGGGCCCGACGGGCAACCTGCACATGGGCATCCACAACACGGCGAATGCCCGCCCGTACCCCGACCCGGAGGGCGCCGAGCCCCGCGAGCCGGCGACGAACGGCCGCACGACCCGAGTGTGGATCCTGGTCTCCGACGACGACTCGATCGACCGCATCCTCGGCGAGGCCGTCAAGCGTGGGGCCAAAGAACTCTGGCGCGACCACTACTGGGCCGAGTTCAATGGCTTCAACGCCGCCTTCGAAGACCCGTGGGGCAACACCTTCGTGCTCTGGGTCAAGGGTGGCGACGACCCCCAGATCCCGGAAGGATGGACCAATGAGTGA
- a CDS encoding ABC transporter permease, giving the protein MTDRAVHPTHEIGAIADGVDVESLLLADAKGARRDRIMAFVAPVVGVVGFLAAWQLLVDLFDVERFVLPAPIDIFRHLAGDPGFYVDNAKTTMWEAFLGFAIAMVLALVAATVMAHSRFAERAGLPLAVLIQVTPIIAYAPAVVVWLGFGLKPIIVITTLVCFVPFLINAIAGLRSVDPNLLELARSVDAPRRVIFWRLRLPSSMPFLFSAARIAVGLALIGAVLGEFFAGTTSGLGYAVKTAQARPIQLLDQLWASIFVLGFIGATATLLIAGLERITLHWHQSTRH; this is encoded by the coding sequence ATGACCGACCGAGCGGTGCACCCCACCCACGAGATCGGCGCGATCGCCGACGGGGTCGATGTCGAGTCGCTGTTGCTCGCCGACGCCAAGGGTGCGAGGCGTGATCGGATCATGGCCTTCGTCGCGCCGGTGGTCGGGGTCGTCGGCTTCTTGGCCGCGTGGCAGCTCCTCGTCGATCTGTTCGACGTCGAGCGCTTCGTGTTGCCCGCCCCGATCGACATCTTCCGGCACCTCGCGGGTGACCCCGGGTTCTACGTCGACAACGCCAAGACCACGATGTGGGAGGCGTTTCTCGGCTTCGCCATCGCCATGGTCCTCGCGTTGGTCGCTGCGACGGTGATGGCGCACTCCCGATTCGCCGAGCGGGCCGGCCTCCCGCTGGCGGTCCTCATCCAGGTGACCCCGATCATCGCCTACGCGCCCGCCGTGGTCGTCTGGCTGGGATTCGGGCTGAAGCCGATCATCGTGATCACCACGTTGGTGTGTTTCGTGCCGTTCCTGATCAACGCCATCGCCGGGCTGCGCTCGGTCGACCCCAACCTGCTGGAACTCGCCCGGTCCGTCGATGCGCCGCGTCGTGTCATCTTCTGGCGGCTGCGGTTGCCCTCGTCGATGCCGTTCCTGTTCTCCGCCGCTCGCATCGCCGTGGGGCTGGCGCTCATCGGCGCGGTGCTCGGCGAGTTCTTCGCCGGGACGACGTCAGGACTCGGCTACGCCGTCAAGACGGCGCAGGCCCGCCCCATCCAGCTCCTCGACCAGCTGTGGGCGAGCATCTTCGTCCTCGGCTTCATCGGTGCCACCGCCACCCTCCTGATCGCCGGGCTCGAGCGGATCACGCTCCATTGGCACCAGTCGACCCGCCACTGA